In Pseudobacter ginsenosidimutans, the following are encoded in one genomic region:
- a CDS encoding M1 family aminopeptidase, which translates to MLINLLRFELKYHFRQLTFITAAIIFMALGFLMSKGNFGGPELQRNAPYVINYIVNLLSLMSIFTATVFCANVVLRDEQSGMDSLVHSSGIKKWQWYLVRLSGLVIAVSLVLIMAMPGCWLGWMMVHPVQLGPSSLLHYAWPLLVFGLPDILFCCSLVFCAAVLGKNARSVYTAGLLLFVLYFTGSVLGNSPLMAGSVLKTEEVSIVPYLLDPFGIMSYFGETRNWTVIRRNEDLFPLSGIFLLNRLIWILLSLGLLLISFRFSSFRVKTISKERKQEIEKKQPDLPALRPLVVNPAGRHYKKKVFAAQLRLETGAIFRHLPFLFLLLLWIFLFAIDLKEEALEGPYGIRYYATTGFLVEKLRSIHPALFLLVFYAGEILHRERTVRIHGLIFSTPAPGWILWLAKAATLLVLVLMLVTANIATGIGIQLYAGAVPEIPGYLELYYLSAWPVFLFAILILFVQALIRNKFLGMMISLLVCSVFVFSNLLGIRSMLLRYATLPNLRYSELNGFGHYTTAVNWYMLYWTLLAVLLAWIAAGRWQRHIAAWVPGKNGRNRSIPFTLSICVIAFLGTGAFIYSQSDNASSSRNSKASDQWKHDYEITYGKEKDTEQPVIIAVSTRVDLYPNEQRYEVRGSYRLKNITDHQISKIWLGVNPDVDSISWNLPASQLVRSDARFKQYWFALPGPLQPGAETSVHFSMFVNRGSFKLFNSEHSVVENGTYVELEKYVPWLGYNPGLEIDDPAQRAEKKLPPQQPPTGTDSNYYFIDYETIISTNADQHAVTVGKLIRNWKEGDRSYFHYLSENKIPFMFALSSARYAIKMEKWNGTDYSIFYQPGQEQNLPVMMQAMKDAITYGSQHFCNYPSSSISLAVVPHYPGAATAYPGVMFCAEKINFKSDFSDTTKFNAVYTVTAHETAHQWWADILSPSPVPGSAMLTESLAKYTEYMVTEKKYGPGKLWEYLQKDHQLYFNLRNMNSEKELPLLQSDQSFVYYQKGGLALYAIKNEIGEAQMNAALKRMLLQYGPDKHRPMPADLLTELLKNTTASQQQYIKDRLQSVIHYDAGIRLRSCHQLPDGAWELELQLKVKKWDHTNGKPVQITPDEAIEIAISNQGSAPGIKPIAIKRIPVSSEAPVIKLILQHKPVKVLLDPNFSLPDENRDDNELRIL; encoded by the coding sequence ATGCTGATCAATCTCCTGCGCTTCGAACTGAAATATCATTTCAGACAGCTGACATTCATCACGGCCGCCATCATTTTTATGGCATTGGGATTCCTCATGTCGAAAGGAAATTTCGGAGGACCGGAACTGCAAAGGAATGCGCCATATGTGATCAATTATATCGTGAACCTGCTTTCCTTGATGTCCATTTTTACAGCAACCGTTTTCTGCGCCAATGTTGTGCTGCGCGATGAACAATCCGGTATGGATTCCCTGGTGCATAGCAGTGGTATCAAAAAGTGGCAATGGTATCTTGTTCGGTTATCCGGGCTGGTGATAGCCGTTTCCCTTGTGCTGATCATGGCGATGCCGGGCTGCTGGCTGGGCTGGATGATGGTACACCCGGTGCAGTTGGGGCCTTCTTCCCTTTTGCACTATGCATGGCCGTTACTGGTATTTGGTCTGCCTGATATTTTATTCTGCTGCAGCCTGGTATTCTGTGCTGCTGTGCTGGGAAAGAACGCACGCAGCGTATATACGGCCGGATTGTTGTTGTTTGTACTTTATTTCACCGGATCAGTTCTGGGTAACTCACCGTTGATGGCGGGATCAGTGCTGAAAACAGAAGAAGTTTCGATAGTACCTTACCTGCTGGACCCATTCGGTATCATGTCTTACTTTGGTGAAACCCGTAACTGGACAGTGATCCGCCGGAATGAAGACCTGTTCCCGCTGTCAGGCATCTTCCTGCTGAACCGTCTTATCTGGATATTGTTGTCGTTGGGATTACTACTGATCAGTTTCCGTTTTTCCAGTTTTCGCGTAAAGACAATTTCGAAAGAAAGAAAACAGGAAATCGAAAAAAAGCAACCTGATCTGCCAGCGCTCAGACCGTTGGTAGTGAATCCGGCCGGCAGACACTACAAGAAAAAAGTATTTGCAGCACAACTACGGCTGGAAACGGGCGCTATATTCCGTCACCTTCCCTTTCTTTTCCTGTTGCTCTTATGGATCTTTCTCTTTGCCATTGACCTGAAGGAAGAAGCCCTGGAAGGCCCCTATGGCATCCGTTATTATGCAACTACAGGTTTCCTTGTTGAAAAACTACGCTCCATCCATCCTGCACTTTTCCTGCTGGTCTTCTATGCAGGAGAAATACTGCACCGCGAAAGAACTGTCCGTATTCATGGACTTATTTTCAGCACACCAGCGCCAGGCTGGATCCTGTGGCTGGCCAAAGCCGCTACCCTGCTTGTGTTGGTGCTAATGCTCGTAACAGCCAATATTGCAACAGGTATCGGGATACAACTGTACGCCGGCGCCGTTCCTGAAATCCCAGGGTACCTGGAACTATATTACCTGAGCGCCTGGCCTGTATTCCTGTTCGCCATACTCATCCTCTTTGTGCAGGCGCTTATCAGGAATAAATTCCTGGGCATGATGATCAGCCTCCTGGTTTGTAGCGTTTTCGTTTTTTCAAATCTATTGGGCATCCGTTCCATGTTGCTGCGATATGCAACACTTCCCAATCTCCGGTATTCGGAGCTCAATGGGTTCGGTCATTACACAACAGCCGTGAACTGGTATATGCTTTACTGGACGTTGCTGGCTGTGTTGCTGGCCTGGATCGCCGCCGGGCGATGGCAACGGCATATTGCAGCCTGGGTGCCCGGCAAAAACGGCCGGAACAGAAGCATACCATTCACATTGAGCATTTGTGTCATCGCATTTTTGGGAACGGGAGCCTTTATCTACAGTCAATCGGATAATGCCAGTTCCTCCCGGAACAGTAAAGCATCCGATCAATGGAAACACGATTATGAGATAACTTACGGAAAAGAAAAAGATACAGAACAACCAGTGATCATTGCCGTTAGCACAAGGGTGGATCTCTATCCAAATGAGCAACGCTATGAAGTAAGAGGTTCCTACCGGCTGAAGAATATAACGGACCATCAGATATCGAAAATATGGTTAGGTGTAAACCCTGATGTGGACAGTATTTCATGGAACCTGCCTGCATCGCAGCTGGTTCGTTCCGATGCCCGCTTCAAACAGTATTGGTTTGCATTGCCAGGTCCACTGCAACCAGGCGCAGAAACCAGTGTCCATTTTTCCATGTTTGTAAATCGTGGAAGTTTCAAACTGTTCAACAGCGAACATTCGGTAGTGGAAAACGGTACTTATGTAGAACTGGAAAAATATGTGCCCTGGCTAGGGTATAATCCCGGGCTGGAGATCGACGACCCTGCACAGCGGGCAGAAAAAAAACTGCCGCCTCAACAACCACCCACCGGAACCGACAGCAATTATTATTTCATCGATTATGAAACTATCATATCCACCAATGCTGACCAGCATGCAGTTACCGTAGGCAAATTGATCAGGAACTGGAAAGAAGGTGATCGCAGCTATTTCCACTATCTGTCTGAAAATAAGATCCCTTTCATGTTTGCGCTGAGCTCTGCCCGTTACGCCATCAAAATGGAAAAATGGAATGGAACGGATTATTCCATCTTTTATCAACCAGGTCAGGAACAAAATCTTCCTGTAATGATGCAGGCAATGAAAGATGCCATTACGTATGGCAGTCAGCATTTTTGTAATTATCCTTCATCCTCCATTTCCCTGGCCGTAGTGCCGCATTATCCCGGGGCCGCCACGGCTTATCCCGGCGTAATGTTCTGTGCTGAAAAGATCAATTTCAAAAGCGATTTCAGTGATACTACAAAATTCAATGCTGTTTATACTGTAACAGCCCACGAAACTGCGCATCAATGGTGGGCCGATATTTTGTCGCCAAGCCCAGTTCCAGGCAGCGCCATGCTCACGGAATCACTTGCAAAATACACGGAGTATATGGTGACGGAAAAAAAATATGGGCCCGGCAAACTCTGGGAATATCTGCAAAAGGACCACCAGCTTTATTTCAACCTGCGCAATATGAACAGTGAAAAGGAATTGCCCCTGCTTCAAAGCGATCAGTCTTTCGTTTATTATCAGAAAGGAGGGCTGGCATTGTATGCCATCAAAAATGAAATCGGCGAAGCGCAGATGAATGCGGCCTTGAAGCGCATGCTGCTACAATACGGACCGGACAAACACAGGCCCATGCCGGCGGATCTGCTCACGGAACTATTAAAAAACACAACCGCTTCCCAGCAGCAATACATCAAAGACCGTCTGCAATCGGTGATCCATTATGATGCCGGTATACGCCTCCGCTCCTGCCATCAGCTGCCGGACGGCGCCTGGGAACTGGAGCTCCAACTCAAAGTGAAAAAATGGGATCATACTAACGGGAAACCGGTACAAATCACCCCGGATGAAGCTATTGAAATAGCAATATCCAACCAGGGATCTGCACCCGGCATAAAACCCATTGCAATCAAACGTATACCGGTTTCCAGTGAAGCTCCTGTGATCAAACTTATCCTGCAACACAAGCCAGTCAAGGTTTTGCTGGATCCCAACTTCAGCTTGCCGGATGAAAACAGGGATGACAATGAACTCAGGATCCTCTGA
- a CDS encoding sigma-70 family RNA polymerase sigma factor, with protein sequence MSGKTDIFLEYRSLLFSIAYNMLGSVDAAEDLVQDSYLKWMASEETDIRFVKSYLVKTVTNLCINYLNSARIRRESYVGIWLPEPLHQSDKRSASAGIESWHALSIGILVLLEKLTPQERAIFLLKEIFAYDYFELAQIFDKTEQNCRQIFKRAKDHLGNDTRRFDVDLKVHEKVLNNFLQALTDGQMDELIHLLKEDIILYADGGGSVLNANGRRFTAALKPVYGKEHVSRLLVSVVLKMRQYVPAFSQQLIMANGLPSILTNSGDEPLSLISIEPEGDRIRNIYLQTNPEKLHSFRKI encoded by the coding sequence ATGAGCGGTAAAACAGACATATTCCTGGAATACAGATCGCTCCTCTTTTCCATCGCCTACAATATGCTGGGAAGTGTGGATGCAGCGGAGGACCTGGTGCAGGACAGTTACCTGAAATGGATGGCTTCCGAAGAAACGGATATCCGTTTCGTGAAGTCGTACCTGGTGAAAACAGTTACCAATCTTTGCATCAATTATCTCAACAGCGCACGGATACGCCGCGAATCCTATGTGGGCATCTGGCTGCCCGAACCCCTGCATCAATCCGATAAACGCTCCGCCAGTGCAGGCATTGAATCCTGGCATGCACTTTCCATTGGCATTCTCGTTCTACTGGAAAAGCTTACGCCTCAGGAAAGGGCTATCTTCCTGTTGAAGGAGATCTTTGCTTACGATTATTTTGAACTGGCGCAGATATTCGATAAAACAGAACAGAACTGCCGGCAGATCTTCAAACGGGCCAAAGATCATTTAGGTAACGATACCCGTCGATTTGACGTGGACCTGAAAGTGCATGAGAAAGTACTGAATAATTTCCTGCAAGCACTCACAGATGGACAAATGGATGAACTGATCCATCTCCTCAAAGAAGATATCATACTCTATGCCGATGGTGGGGGATCCGTACTAAATGCCAATGGAAGACGGTTCACAGCCGCACTCAAACCGGTGTATGGTAAAGAGCATGTAAGCAGACTGCTGGTATCAGTAGTGCTTAAAATGCGGCAATACGTTCCTGCATTTTCGCAGCAACTGATCATGGCGAATGGCCTTCCTTCGATCCTCACCAATTCAGGAGATGAACCGCTGAGCCTGATCAGCATCGAGCCGGAAGGCGATCGTATCCGCAATATCTATCTGCAGACCAATCCAGAGAAACTGCATTCCTTCAGAAAAATCTAA
- a CDS encoding ester cyclase, producing MSINSNKEVVARFNREVIAGKNLQSFDALMAPDFVNHSAPPGVSPAADGMIAFLQNVLWKAFSDIRIDILDQVGEGEKISTRKNVSGVHVGEFFGIPATNKRINIEMLEIVTVQNGQYLEHWSIWNYLKVMAQVRS from the coding sequence ATGTCAATCAACAGCAACAAAGAAGTGGTAGCCCGCTTCAACAGGGAAGTTATTGCCGGTAAGAACCTGCAATCATTCGATGCACTGATGGCGCCGGATTTTGTTAACCATTCTGCGCCTCCCGGCGTTTCTCCGGCCGCAGACGGCATGATCGCATTCCTTCAGAACGTACTCTGGAAAGCATTTTCAGACATCCGCATCGATATCCTGGACCAGGTAGGCGAAGGCGAAAAAATAAGCACACGCAAAAACGTAAGCGGTGTTCATGTGGGGGAATTCTTCGGTATACCGGCCACCAACAAACGAATAAATATCGAGATGCTGGAAATTGTTACCGTACAGAACGGACAATACCTTGAACATTGGAGTATCTGGAATTATCTGAAAGTGATGGCACAGGTGAGGTCCTGA
- a CDS encoding pyridoxal phosphate-dependent aminotransferase, protein MPANRRTWLKQIGWGMAGLGIAPLQSFAVTESGPHEALFPQDDSIRLSSNENPYGPSPAVIAAMTAALSLSNRYNWQYSSDLMATIAKKHQLDPGNIMISAGSTEILDLQARYFGEAKGSFVISETTYSNWSSIAENAGYKKITVPLNAEKKQDLASMLSAIRTDTNMLYLCNPNNPTGTLIPDRELVSFITEATKKVTVVIDEAYLDYTEQSSAARLVPNNKNLIIVKTFSKIYGLAGARIGYALMHEELTEKISSTKTWANGDISVASRAAAMAALQDTAFTKKCRELNEQVRTDTMRQLQQLNFACIPSFSNFIYFSTEKHKTYFEQLKRSRIQGTYVYEKAGEWTRITVGTAAEMKQFIAAVSS, encoded by the coding sequence ATGCCGGCAAACAGAAGAACATGGTTGAAACAAATAGGTTGGGGCATGGCGGGCCTTGGCATAGCGCCATTGCAATCCTTTGCCGTAACGGAAAGCGGTCCGCATGAGGCGTTGTTTCCGCAGGACGATAGCATTCGTCTGAGCTCCAACGAAAATCCTTATGGCCCTTCTCCTGCGGTCATCGCCGCTATGACGGCTGCCCTGAGCCTCAGTAACCGGTACAACTGGCAGTATAGTTCCGATCTGATGGCCACTATTGCAAAAAAGCATCAACTGGATCCGGGAAATATAATGATCAGTGCAGGCAGTACTGAAATTTTAGATTTGCAGGCGCGTTATTTCGGTGAAGCCAAAGGAAGTTTCGTGATCAGCGAAACCACTTACAGCAACTGGTCGAGTATTGCGGAAAATGCAGGATACAAAAAGATCACTGTTCCGCTGAATGCGGAAAAGAAGCAGGACCTGGCCTCCATGCTGTCTGCCATCCGGACCGATACCAATATGCTGTATCTCTGCAATCCGAACAACCCCACCGGTACGCTTATTCCTGACCGGGAGCTTGTCAGCTTCATCACGGAAGCCACCAAAAAAGTGACGGTCGTGATCGATGAGGCCTATCTCGATTATACAGAACAATCTTCTGCCGCCAGGCTGGTGCCCAACAACAAGAACCTCATCATTGTCAAAACTTTTTCAAAAATATACGGGCTGGCGGGTGCAAGGATTGGTTATGCACTGATGCATGAAGAGCTCACAGAAAAAATCAGCTCCACCAAAACCTGGGCCAATGGGGATATCAGTGTGGCTTCACGAGCAGCAGCGATGGCAGCTTTACAGGATACAGCCTTCACAAAGAAATGCAGGGAGCTTAATGAACAGGTGCGAACAGACACCATGAGACAGTTGCAACAATTGAATTTCGCCTGCATCCCATCATTCTCCAATTTCATTTATTTCTCCACAGAAAAGCATAAAACTTATTTCGAACAGCTGAAGAGATCCCGGATACAAGGCACCTATGTGTATGAAAAAGCGGGGGAGTGGACAAGGATCACAGTGGGGACAGCAGCGGAGATGAAACAATTCATCGCCGCTGTAAGTTCATGA
- a CDS encoding NmrA family NAD(P)-binding protein gives MNTNHSNTTAIAAPILVIGGNGRTGKRIVQRLKELRIPVRVGSRSGDPSFDWTNRSTWAPALEGMKAVYISYQPDLAVEGATDDIQFLAELAAKAGVQKLVLLSGRGEPEALACEEIIQRSGIDHTILRCSWFFQNFSESVFQEPLQAGLLALPAGDMKEPFVDADDIAEVAVAAFTDAKHANRLYELTGPRLMTFKEITAEIAKATGRDIRFQDVSIEEYSKTLEGFGLPPDYVQFISYLFAEVFDGRNASLTNGVQQALNREASDFSSFVQKNIPSGIWS, from the coding sequence ATGAATACGAATCACTCCAATACCACAGCCATCGCAGCTCCCATCCTCGTGATCGGAGGAAACGGAAGGACCGGAAAAAGGATCGTGCAAAGACTGAAAGAATTGCGCATACCTGTACGCGTTGGATCGAGAAGCGGTGATCCTTCGTTCGACTGGACCAACCGCAGTACCTGGGCGCCTGCATTGGAAGGGATGAAAGCAGTGTATATCTCTTACCAGCCCGATCTGGCCGTTGAAGGCGCTACGGACGATATTCAATTCCTGGCAGAGCTGGCAGCCAAAGCCGGCGTTCAGAAACTAGTCTTGTTATCCGGCCGCGGCGAGCCTGAAGCACTGGCCTGTGAAGAGATCATTCAGCGATCGGGCATCGATCATACCATCCTCCGTTGCAGCTGGTTCTTCCAGAATTTCAGTGAAAGCGTTTTCCAGGAACCATTACAGGCAGGTCTGCTGGCACTTCCCGCAGGTGATATGAAGGAGCCTTTCGTGGATGCGGATGATATTGCGGAAGTGGCTGTAGCCGCCTTTACAGACGCGAAGCATGCCAACCGCCTGTATGAGCTCACCGGTCCCCGCCTGATGACCTTTAAAGAGATCACAGCTGAGATCGCCAAAGCAACAGGAAGGGACATACGCTTTCAGGATGTTTCCATCGAAGAATACAGCAAAACACTGGAAGGATTTGGACTGCCACCAGACTATGTACAGTTCATCAGTTATCTTTTCGCAGAAGTGTTTGACGGCCGTAATGCATCCCTCACCAATGGTGTGCAGCAGGCGTTGAACAGGGAAGCTTCCGATTTTTCTTCCTTCGTTCAAAAAAACATTCCTTCAGGCATCTGGAGCTGA
- a CDS encoding protease inhibitor I42 family protein: MKNTLLVLTACMFVYCGASKKGITHVTLKEKEDSLLVKSNANFAVEIPLQSGTGNSWEFDALSVQSKLVSRSTANIPSTEENMPGGTIVEVFTFKAPAGFREETLTFTLRRPWEKKNAPAEVRLLKLKRL, translated from the coding sequence ATGAAGAACACTCTACTGGTTCTTACTGCATGTATGTTCGTGTATTGTGGTGCCTCAAAGAAAGGGATCACGCATGTAACATTGAAAGAAAAGGAAGACAGTCTCCTCGTCAAATCCAACGCCAACTTTGCCGTGGAGATACCGCTGCAAAGCGGTACCGGCAATTCATGGGAGTTTGATGCATTGAGTGTGCAGAGCAAACTGGTCAGCCGTTCAACGGCCAATATCCCATCTACAGAAGAGAACATGCCGGGCGGCACCATCGTGGAAGTGTTCACCTTCAAAGCCCCTGCGGGTTTCCGGGAAGAGACGCTCACATTCACACTGCGCAGGCCCTGGGAAAAAAAGAACGCACCTGCGGAGGTGCGTTTATTGAAATTGAAAAGACTGTAG
- a CDS encoding calcium:proton antiporter — MPQKGLLYRTMKLALPLWSVICPLIGLVFILTVSAEHSGWMDIVLGAVLISVVLSAVHHAEVVAHKVGEPFGTLILALAITVIEVSLIVTIMLSKGGEESSTLARDTVFAAIMLILTGIIGLCLLIGGYRYKEQVFVKQGVSAALVTLTAITVLTLVLPNYTTSASGPVYSTSQLIFVAIVSLVLYLGFVMVQAVRHRDYFLPEDASPEDENAHAAPPSNFTAITSLLLLVLALAVVVILSKKLSPAIEGIVADLGAPKSLVGIIIAAVILLPEGLAALRAARKNRLQTSLNLALGSALASIGLTIPAVAIVGYFTGFTITLGIDTKSTLLLILSLFTISISFGAGRTNILQGIVLLVILATYLFTTIVP; from the coding sequence ATGCCTCAGAAAGGATTATTATACCGCACGATGAAACTGGCTTTACCCTTATGGTCCGTTATTTGTCCATTGATAGGGCTGGTATTTATTTTGACGGTGAGTGCAGAACATTCCGGCTGGATGGATATCGTTTTGGGAGCAGTGTTGATCAGTGTGGTATTGTCTGCTGTGCATCATGCGGAAGTAGTGGCGCACAAGGTTGGCGAGCCCTTCGGTACACTGATCCTGGCCCTGGCCATCACCGTTATTGAAGTGTCCCTGATCGTTACCATCATGCTTTCCAAAGGTGGCGAAGAAAGCTCCACGCTGGCGCGCGATACGGTGTTTGCAGCCATCATGCTAATTCTTACCGGTATTATCGGGCTATGCCTGCTGATAGGTGGTTACCGTTACAAGGAACAGGTTTTTGTGAAGCAGGGCGTGAGTGCTGCATTGGTGACCCTTACGGCCATCACGGTCCTCACGCTTGTATTGCCTAATTATACCACCAGTGCATCCGGTCCTGTTTATTCCACCAGCCAGTTGATCTTTGTGGCCATCGTGAGCCTCGTGCTTTACCTGGGGTTTGTGATGGTACAGGCTGTGCGTCACCGTGACTATTTCCTTCCCGAAGACGCCTCCCCGGAGGACGAGAACGCGCATGCCGCACCGCCCTCCAATTTCACCGCCATTACCAGTTTATTATTGCTGGTACTTGCCCTGGCCGTAGTTGTGATCCTCAGTAAGAAATTATCTCCCGCCATTGAAGGAATTGTTGCGGACCTTGGCGCTCCCAAAAGCCTGGTAGGTATCATCATTGCCGCTGTGATCCTGCTTCCTGAAGGACTGGCCGCACTCAGGGCCGCGAGAAAGAACAGGTTACAGACCAGTCTCAACCTGGCCCTGGGTTCTGCACTCGCTTCTATCGGTCTTACCATCCCGGCAGTTGCCATCGTAGGTTACTTCACCGGTTTTACCATCACACTGGGCATCGATACCAAATCCACCCTGCTGCTGATATTATCACTTTTCACCATCAGTATATCTTTCGGTGCCGGTAGAACGAATATCCTGCAAGGCATCGTACTATTGGTGATACTGGCCACCTATCTTTTCACTACAATCGTTCCCTGA
- a CDS encoding hybrid sensor histidine kinase/response regulator: MILIVDDRPENIFSLKKLLELNQFTVDSASSGEDALRKILKNTYFLIILDVQMPGMDGFEVAEAVTGYSKSRDIPIIFLSAVNTEKRFIARGYSSGAIDYVTKPFDPDILLLKVKNFYRLHQQTRELNEIQKTLRDEIEVRKQAQAQLHESVEEMRSTLESIPQIAFTSDANGNIEFVNRYWYQFSFGMDMFPQTPPGTPTIADYIQRAVSSGIQSITEIQIRPLKSEEYRVHLFTMTPVKKDDRITKWVGICTDIHEQKMVNQVLEQRVQERTQELMLSNQELEASNHELQQFAYVASHDLKEPLRKIQVFSHLVKQKFLADNPDAINYMDRLINSSDRMIMLITDVLKYSKLSISADFVPTDINEILLEIIEDSELLIQEKQADIEVDPIPALEVIPAQIRQVFQNIISNALKFSSKTAQPTIRISAEPVKGRDAGSPADPAGNYCRITVTDNGIGFNEIFADKIFAIFQRLHSREEYEGTGIGLAIVKKIIETHNGIVTAKSEEGKGSSFIVVLPVKQTFSDNKVQNNGQ; the protein is encoded by the coding sequence ATGATACTCATTGTTGACGACAGGCCGGAAAATATTTTCTCTCTGAAGAAACTCCTGGAACTAAACCAATTTACCGTAGACTCAGCCTCTTCCGGTGAAGATGCTCTGCGCAAGATCCTGAAGAATACTTATTTCCTGATCATCCTCGATGTGCAGATGCCGGGCATGGATGGTTTCGAAGTAGCGGAAGCAGTTACAGGTTATAGCAAATCCCGCGATATTCCCATCATCTTCCTCTCTGCAGTGAATACAGAAAAACGATTCATCGCAAGGGGCTATTCTTCCGGCGCCATCGATTATGTGACCAAGCCTTTCGACCCTGATATCCTCCTGCTGAAAGTGAAGAATTTTTACAGGCTGCATCAACAGACCAGAGAGCTCAACGAAATTCAGAAAACGCTGCGCGATGAGATTGAAGTGAGAAAGCAGGCGCAGGCCCAATTACATGAGAGCGTGGAAGAAATGCGTTCCACCCTTGAATCAATTCCGCAGATCGCTTTCACTTCAGATGCAAATGGGAATATCGAATTCGTGAACCGATACTGGTACCAGTTCTCTTTTGGAATGGATATGTTCCCGCAAACGCCTCCCGGTACTCCCACCATCGCCGATTACATTCAACGCGCTGTCAGCTCCGGCATTCAAAGCATCACCGAGATCCAGATCAGGCCATTGAAATCCGAAGAATACCGCGTCCATTTGTTTACTATGACACCTGTGAAAAAAGACGACAGGATCACGAAATGGGTAGGCATCTGCACCGATATCCATGAACAGAAAATGGTGAACCAGGTATTGGAACAACGCGTGCAGGAGAGAACACAGGAACTGATGCTCTCCAACCAGGAACTGGAAGCCAGCAATCATGAATTGCAACAGTTTGCTTATGTAGCATCCCACGACCTCAAGGAACCGCTCCGGAAGATCCAGGTGTTCAGTCACCTCGTGAAACAAAAATTCCTCGCCGATAATCCGGACGCCATCAATTATATGGATCGCCTGATCAATTCATCAGACAGGATGATCATGCTGATCACCGATGTGCTGAAGTATTCCAAGCTCAGCATCTCCGCTGACTTTGTGCCCACCGATATCAATGAAATATTACTCGAGATCATTGAAGACAGTGAACTGCTGATCCAGGAAAAACAGGCGGACATTGAAGTGGATCCCATTCCTGCATTGGAAGTGATCCCCGCGCAGATCAGGCAGGTGTTCCAGAACATCATCAGCAATGCCCTGAAATTTTCGAGCAAAACTGCACAACCAACCATTCGCATCTCTGCAGAACCGGTGAAAGGAAGAGATGCCGGCAGCCCCGCCGATCCTGCCGGAAACTATTGCCGGATCACAGTTACAGACAATGGCATTGGCTTCAATGAGATCTTTGCAGACAAGATCTTTGCCATCTTCCAGCGACTTCATTCGCGCGAAGAATATGAAGGCACCGGCATCGGTCTCGCCATCGTGAAAAAGATCATCGAAACACATAACGGCATCGTCACTGCCAAAAGTGAAGAAGGGAAAGGCAGTTCCTTCATAGTGGTATTACCTGTTAAACAAACCTTCTCCGACAATAAAGTACAAAACAACGGTCAATGA